GGTATGGTCGGAATCCTCTAGCTGCTTTTCCTCGTAGGAAGGATGCGGCGTACAAGACCTTGCTGGCCTCGCCTTGAAACTGGTGTGCGTTGAAGTGAAGGTACAACTGAACCTGCAGTTGAAAAGCCTCCAGTTTGTCCTTGGTCCCGTCGAACGTCTCCGGCGTAGACACCTTAGGTGCACGGTAGTGGTCCTGTGAGTTCAGCATACTCATAGGAGCGTTGTTGTTCTTGCTGCTTCCTGTAATCGACATTTCGCTCATTCGTTCCGTAATGCCAGTTGACTGTGGCGTTCCTTGTCTTGACGGACTCCGGGTAGCGTCTCTCCCAGACATATGCAAAGGGCCCTGGTAGTGGTGCTCAAAGTTGTTAGGAACCGCTGTACGTTATCCCAACCGGGCTTGGATCTTTGCAGTGATGTCTCTGACTCGTTGAGAAGGTAGTGGTCCCAAACAGTATATGGTGTATACTTAAAATGAGTTGAGCACGAGGCTCCTATCTACTTGCAAAGGagcgtcgtctatatagtacTATGTCTTGGCGCGGTCACCTCGCTCACGAGTGACCTAAGTGACCCTGAGTCACCTCGTTCACGAGTGACCCTGAGTCACCTCGTTCACGAGTGACCCAAGTGACTCCAATACACTGGCTGCCTAGTGATCTCCCCTCGTTCTTCGCTTGTCTGACAAATGAGCTTCTCCCACCTTTCAGACCGTAAcaccctcctccttcccgcctgtcttttcctcctagttatcgtcttaaatttcccttattaggggtacgctagtgtcatgggcctgccctgataactaccctatctacaacccccctagcttccgcctcttatctatctactcctccgtctcgctagcgaggctaaactactagaggtatccctactatagtatctactaagagattcggcgaatgttgcctttgtccctaataattgacttatagtctctccttcccgcttagtacctccaatttcccctacctctcgcctactacgggcatcgtagtagcatatattctaggttttgcgataggtagccacactagtaggctaggctatagatgtctagtacgcgtctcctgaacaggtaggcccttaatctaatgtgttcggacctgatttggatcgctatacttacttcggcccttattaggtccctatatagctagtaattatgtctctagaaggctcggagcgctatcgggcctattgtcttagggggcttccttctctagtcctactcctataggcagctcgctatctgttctactaggctttaggtcttagccttactcccgccggcctagcgagtcctacgctcctcctcttttcgtactagctattcggtgcttgtctatacggccgtaaaggtagtaaggtcatcctctttttggcttgtcctatgtccggcccctctccggtagcggctttctatcttattctttgcctcctagatcgtggtttatactaggtaatctgtcgtctttaccgcgtattgaattcttattccccggatatactagccgattagtagtgttcctgtctctatttctaccgtgcttattaacgttgtcttatatacgcctagtaccctacgtaggttacctacctatatcctgtttaggggttgctctatccgtttcgggatcggcttgcctacgcctcctattccctaaatctataccccgtataacatagctagtctaacgatcgccttatatattactcttaccTTGTCGAATattgctccctatatagataccgtaagcctctttatcgaggctttattaacttacgctcgactctaggctttcttaatctatatattctagcttagcttcgggtcgagctagatccctagtactcgtagctccgctaatagcttagtctcgtagccttagattcttaccgccgcctttatattatagtatgttctcgctttactaaagtatataagttggtactttttaggggcgaaccgggcactatacttctttgcctactcctcgtatttcttgtgcctatcttcaaggaggcgacagttctcttctatcgagtctaactaggctaggatgtttatatcgtctacgaaccccgatactaaggtttgcggagaggtgagtagggggattagatcagacataaatattagaaataggataggggagagagtagatccctaaggtattctagcctctacctttaccgggtcggacgtgtaccttcctaggactaggtatgttgtccgttcctagagaaaggagtagacgaacgtcgttacctactaggggatgcctttctgctataggatatatattagcctttagtataagacgttatcgaaggctcctacgatgtcgagggatagtaaggacgccgctcggttcctaccgtagtactagagggtctaaatttgctccgtaattagctctattactgttagtgtcgatcgctagcttcttccccctatctatgttactaggagtacgtggttgtcctcggctagctacgtaagtctctaggctactatcttttctaggaccttccctatcgtgtttagaagtacgattagtctatacgacttgggctaagtatagtcctccttctatagcttacgtagcactactgttatagactctctatacggcttcgggtgataccctagccgtaggtacgcggtaaataggtttataaggctcggcgcgatctcttctctatactcttttagtagtatatttagtatcctatctaggcctagggcttttcgtccttttagcttacttataactcctgttactatattagagctaaccgcctaatctatgtctaggggttccgggtatatactcgggtcgacatccgtaaggtctacctctacttacgtcgaaaagaaatggtcggctaatacttttgccttgccccggggcgtagcctaggcaatcccttcgcggtctacgattagggggaagtaaggggtttgttgctctttaggtagtcgtgcctatttagcaagtctctatatctgttccgagttttctataacgagcccgatcgtcgctctctagtcctatagcttatcgcgtcttatctatgccttcttctcttatgtcgcgcgatagtattgctcctacgtctcttaggtgtgctccttcgtctactgtcgccttgcccttctagcctcccttaccttcgtagagtatttaggggtctagaaggccttctactacgttaagggccggagtaacggcgtatattgttccgctacttgctatataaccgaggtaatctgttccgctacttaatctagctaggctatcgtctcgagttctctatactatagtaggttcgctattaggaagcctcttatgtcgtcctagcgtgccttcttctagttacggcgtagttcgcttactagctcctctatcgccttcacccctagcgtcgtttagatagggatatagtctaaggaggcttctagcgcgtagttcggtcggtattagactagtctcttttcaagttctcgtaatagaaagcataggtcgatcgtacttatactagtacgggccttctacgtctctgttccctttagtattactaaggccattccgtagcgtgcggttatatctagtagctttccccctagaaacgcgtacgggggagtgaattcgagtccctactatagatagtagaggttgaagtcgccgaggagtacttactttATATCTtggcttagggtccgctctaggtaggcgagggttcctagttccctactcgtccgaccccgcggtagcgggttctaaacgttatagatctagatagggccttatgtcgtgtcgatctagattgatgttatgtctcctaggttgccctactacggtagtataaccttctacgactctaggtctatagtcttacttacgtatatatatgtcctcgggataacgcctcgttagcccgcgattacggtatagtatctccggtcattacaagtggctaggagtcttacgtaggggttgatctatagttcctataccgcaataacgtagtgccgtagcgggtctagctcttatagaaagtagcgctagaccttatctctacttttgtttacgttatactatacgatagtaatgtcgtcgtatagtattattcgttatccgtaaggtccatttccgtgctaacctactatatctcctaagcctatatctcgctatccggctagccctagggccgctagggcgccctaaagattcgtatttagcctagttcgttagcggcccggttaaggtatcgaggcctaccgggaggtagatacgtttacggttaggttcccttattCCTCTCTTCTACCCTTTTCCTTTtactcggctcgaagcccttatatacggtaggtccctcctactgtcgttaggggtacctagctagtatagagatccttgcttatctcgctcgttcttatactactattctagctaggtattagcttgaatacgctaggtgccttctgccgtagtatatatacctgctctccttttttaggcattcccttccctagtataggcctacgtagtgaggacaccttagggtcttctccccgtattttagggctatataaccgtactattagcattagaagcattgtagtaccctatagctgctctaatagatctccgtgtctattctctcgtagttctagaatagcctattgtctagtatctagttagcttgttccgctgtctctacctaaataataagcgatgaatgcgtcttttctcggtctactgtcttatatagctatgccgccttcgttagtcgtactcctagggaggtgttctagttctatacttagaggtggggaaggtcttcgaccttaaatgtcctagggaccccgtaggcgatgacggtatactgttagtaggagactcgtaccgacttcgcgactttagtagtccactccttataggtctctagctttcgtctattagactcttatacggtaaagagtctcACTACGCCTGTTGCCTCTACCCTCgctctaactacctccttttggccgatttggtcgacaatctccttgcttattagggctgcgatttcttgtttctccgccggattagtaatgtataggcgtaccgccttGCTTGCCTTCGGAGGGGGTTAATTCTTGCCTACtgctactattgcctatatagTTGGTCTCTGGGCTGCCTTCTGTGTTGCTTGTTGgattgtcttcgggatttagtatgatagcgcttttagcgctcctagtagctgtgctatagtgttcttatatgTCCGGGCTGGGTGTTCgtcatcccctagtaggttTTCCGCCTCCGTACATAGGGTCGTCCACGCTATGTTGTTTGTCGTTGGCCTCTGCTTTCCATGTAGTGGGCCTTGGCTTGTGTCCTGGGTTTTTCCTTGGTTTGTTCCCCGGTTTGACTCTTGGTGCAGAATGTTCGCAAGGCTGTGGCTCTCGTTGGTTGCCATCCTTCGCTGCTGTtcggggtcgcgcttcctaattggGCAGTTGTCCTCCGCAACTCCGCAACTTTAGGGTCTGCCTTCAGGGGAAAGGGACCTCAGTTTTGGGGTTTTTTGTACCACGATTGCGCCGCCGCCAGCGCAGGCGGGTCGCTGCTGCTTGAGTGGATTGCTCGTCTTGATAAGGGCTGTCGATTGAATGGTCCTCGTCGATGAAACCAGTATTCTATATGATTTGTcgaagtctatatatatatgtTGGTAATATATATGAACGAGAAGGACTCGATGAGTTAGGTACAATAGTTCCTGGTATGCTGTAAGCCCCTCTTAACTCTCTGGGCATGTTTGCCACGGCACGAACACATCTTTCAAACATTGCATGACACTAAGTGCGGGATACTCGAGCTCTGCAATGATCGATGCAGGAAACGACATATCTTCTGCCAGCAGTACTGCTCTCCGAGCCACTCTACGATGGCTAGGCCAATGTCCCTTAGCTTCTCCAGCATGCACCAATGGCTCGCATCCACCTCTCTCTGCATCATGTTCGGCAATATGCCTTGGCTCATAGGACCCTGCACCGCACTGGCCGGTGAAAAAGGGTCTTGGAGTCCTGCAATGAAGAAGTACGGAACGTTGACGACATGGCGGCCACTCGCCAATGCTTCCTGCTCTACTTGCAGATCTAGGTTCTGCACGACCGCCTTGTACCAGTCTAGGGGTGCTCTAAAGCTGTTGCACTTCATTCGGTCTACCCGCCCAGCACGAAAGTCCTGATTCTAGCATACAGCAGGACTTCTTTACTAGCATTGGAAGAATCGAGCAACCACTTCCCCAGCCCGCCCTCTACACAGCACAGGTCCTTCATTCGATTACCTCCTCCATGTAGCCTGGTAAACATTTCCTCGACGTGGGCGTCAATTGTCTTTTATCCTTTCTCGGACGTGAAGAGGGGAAAGTACCAGCTCTGGCAGTAACCGAGATACTTCTCCTGCATGATTCGAAGCTGCTCGAAGTCAAACGAGTATGGCGAGGGTGGTATGTGCGCGGTTCCCAGCGTGACGAGGCCAGTGATACGATCCGGGTGGAATGTTGAGTTACTGCTCGCTAGCAATGCGCCAAAGTCATGTCCCACCGGGATCACTTTGTCGAGTCCTTCGCTGTCGAGGGCCGCAGCAAGATCGCTGCAGTCTGAGCTCGCCTTGCAATGCTGGAGTCCCTCCGGCTTATCACTGTCGCCGAAGCCTATCAGGTCTGGAGCGAGAACGCCATAATCGTACGACAGGAGGTAGTCGTGCACCAGCCCAGACCATAAAGAGGCAGGATCTGGATTACCATGGAGCAGCAGCAACGTTGGCCTTGATGATACCGCTGAAGCGTACCAATATGTGTACATCGCGTTCGCAGCAGTCGTCAGAGTCTTCCTGTTAAGACGATCCATGATAGTGCAAGCTGATTGTAATGCTAATGGTGATCAGGAAAGGCACGATGAAGTTATTCCAGGCATAATATATGTTAATGATGTTGCTGATACTAGGCTTACGTTCAGCTCGCGCATGCCTCCGACATGGGACCTGGACTTGAAGAATCGACCTACGCTACAGCTGGAACAAGCTCACGGTCTTTGATAGGCTGCGCTCCTGCAGAGGTTGCAGCTAACGATGCATCAAGCAGTCAATTTTGACTACATCCTGAGGGTATAGACTACCATGATGGCTGTTAACAAGAACGACATCGTGCTCTCCGGTCCACGAACGAGACTAGATCATCGCATCTTGCCCTAAACGGGAGCTACTCTGCACGACTTTCGTGGTGTGAGCACACCAATCCGATTATGGCCTGATACATAACTGGGTCTTCGCAGCCAGTGTGCTGGAGGTGTCACTCGATACAAAATGGCTACATTACGATACAGCAGCCTCTGGGATGCTTGCTCCCGCATGTCTAAACGTCGGCGTGGCTGAGGCGTGTCTCGGCTGTCCTGCTCTAGTTGTGTCTTACACTTCACTGTGAAGCAAATATGGCGTGTATGGCTTAAGGTATATACGCAGAGCAGTGATGTGCTCATCCTCACTGCCATCGCCTTGGCGTTGTTGGGAAACGCGTTTGTGGAGTGAATATGGCCGTTGATTTGCCTTGAGTGAAGAGTTCGGGGAAGTGAGTATGCAGTACTCAGGCGTCGAATGACACCCTTGAGTGTTGTCGGATGTGTCCGCCTCAAATATTTCTCATCCGTCCTTATCACGATAAAGGCACTCGTCTCCTTGTCCCTCATCAATCAAGACTGTTGCTAGCAGGCGAGAACTCGAACCGCAGTTCTACACACAATAGCACTGAGTCCTTCCCATAGTCTCGAAGTCAACGGCCACAGACATAGCAAAAGCGACAGTCGGATCTGCGAGTCGCGGCTTGTTTACTCCATTACCAGCACAAGTATCGAGTCCCACTGAACTAATCGTGGCACAAGACAGCATTTCTATCACTATGCGACAAGAAGCAGTCGATATCCCGGCTAAGACACACGGGGAGTCGACAGCAACCCGCGATTCGCAAGACTCGCAACAAGATAGCCCAGGTGTTGCCGAAGATCGGGATGATTTCAGCGACGGCATTGACAGACTTG
This genomic window from Fulvia fulva chromosome 4, complete sequence contains:
- a CDS encoding Epoxide hydrolase A, yielding MDRLNRKTLTTAANAMYTYWYASAVSSRPTLLLLHGNPDPASLWSGLVHDYLLSYDYGVLAPDLIGFGDSDKPEGLQHCKASSDCSDLAAALDSEGLDKVIPVGHDFGALLASSNSTFHPDRITGLVTLGTAHIPPSPYSFDFEQLRIMQEKYLGYCQSWYFPLFTLHGGGNRMKDLCCVEGGLGKWLLDSSNASKEVLLYARIRTFVFRAPLDWYKAVVQNLDLQVEQEALASGRHVVNVPYFFIAGLQDPFSPASAVQGPMSQGILPNMMQREVDASHWCMLEKLRDIGLAIVEWLGEQYCWQKICRFLHRSLQSSSIPHLVSCNV